A stretch of the Lactuca sativa cultivar Salinas chromosome 9, Lsat_Salinas_v11, whole genome shotgun sequence genome encodes the following:
- the LOC111916911 gene encoding dynamin-related protein 5A isoform X1 — MSQIRTIQTESNSPSSSLHSAMATSNGFQTTPTKTTLNDKNSSSVSRKHQRSHQKTTESSSSFKARFEAYNRLQAAAVAFGEKLPIPEIVAIGGQSDGKSSLLEALLGFRFNVREVEMGTRRPLILQMVHDPTALDPRCRFQEEDSEEYGTPIMSASAIADTIKSRTDTLLKKTKTAVSPKPIVMRAEYAHCPNLTIIDTPGFVLKAKKGEPESTPEEILSMVKSLATPPHRILVFLQQSSVEWCSSLWLDSIREIDPTFRRTVIVVSKFDNRLREFTERWEVDSYLSASGYLGENTRPFFVALPKDKSTVSNEEFRHQISQVDLDVLHHLQNSVKGGFDEEKYKSQIGFSCLKDYLESELQKRYKEAAPTTLALLQQRCSEVTTELNSMDSKIQATSDVAHLRRSSMLFASSICNHLGSLIDGAADPDPEQWGKTTEEERLESGIGSWPGVSTAIKPPNGSLRLYGGAAFERVMHEFRCATYSIECPPVSREKVANIILAHAGRGGGRGIVEAAAEIARAAARSWLAPMLDTACERLAFVLRNLFDLAIERNHLSHANYTKKIVDMEGYIGFHTALRHSYNSFIQNLSKECKQLVRHHLDSVTSSYSQICYETDPITPYRYQHSTLFLELSQHKTKISRKENIPNKDMTPGKLVDPREAYMTIPETPSPDQPSDDNFVIKKENEIYKRPSRIHGNNNNLKSGFSYSEICLSASQHFARIREVLIERSVTSALNSGFLTPCRERLMVALGLDLFAVNDEKFMDMFVAPGAIDVLQNERESLQKRQKILHTCLSEFKSIARSL; from the exons ATGTCCCAAATTCGAACAATTCAAACTGAATCCAACTCTCCCTCCAGTTCTCTGCATTCTGCAATGGCGACCTCCAATGGCTTCCAAACAACGCCAACCAAAACCACACTAAACGATAAAAATTCTTCATCTGTTTCAAGGAAGCACCAGCGTTCTCACCAGAAAACCACCGAATCGTCGTCTTCCTTCAAGGCACGATTCGAAGCCTACAATCGCCTTCAAGCTGCCGCAGTTGCATTTGGAGAAAAGCTTCCAATTCCTGAGATTGTAGCCATTGGAGGTCAGTCTGATGGAAAGAGCTCGCTTCTCGAAGCACTTCTGGGATTCCGATTTAACGTTCGCGAGGTCGAAATGGGTACCCGTAGACCTCTCATACTTCAGATGGTTCATGATCCTACTGCTCTCGATCCTAGGTGTCGATTTCAG GAAGAAGATTCTGAGGAATATGGCACTCCTATAATGTCAGCATCTGCAATTGCAGACACCATCAAATCAAGAACAGATACACTCTTGAAAAAGACTAAAACTGCAGTCTCTCCTAAGCCAATTGTAATGCGAGCTGAATATGCACATTGCCCTAATCTCACCATCATCGACACTCCTGGATTTGTTCTCAAG GCCAAAAAAGGTGAACCAGAGAGCACACCAGAAGAAATCCTATCAATGGTCAAGTCATTAGCTACCCCACCACACAGAATCCTTGTATTCCTTCAACAAAGTAGTGTGGAATGGTGCTCATCTTTATGGCTTGATTCCATTCGCGAAATTGATCCAACTTTTCGAAGAACTGTAATTGTTGTCTCCAAATTTGATAATCGCCTCAGG GAATTCACTGAAAGATGGGAAGTGGATAGCTACTTAAGTGCAAGTGGCTACCTTGGAGAAAATACACGCCCCTTTTTTGTAGCTCTACCAAAAGACAAATCAACAGTTTCAAATGAAGAATTTCGCCACCAAATCTCCCAAGTGGATCTTGATGTATTACACCATCTACAAAACTCTGTAAAAGGTGGATTTGATGAAGAAAAATATAAATCCCAAATTGGGTTTTCATGTCTTAAAGATTACCTTGAATCCGAGCTTCAAAAGAGATATAAAGAAGCTGCTCCAACAACTTTGGCATTGCTTCAACAACGTTGTAGTGAAGTCACTACCGAATTAAACTCCATGGATTCCAAAATTCAAGCCACTTCAGATGTTGCTCATCTTCGTAGATCATCAATGTTGTTTGCATCTTCTATCTGCAACCATTTG GGATCACTGATAGATGGAGCAGCGGATCCTGACCCAGAGCAATGGGGAAAAACAACAGAAGAGGAAAGATTAGAAAGTGGAATTGGAAGTTGGCCTGGTGTTTCGACTGCTATAAAGCCACCTAATGGTAGCCTTCGCCTTTATGGTGGTGCTGCTTTTGAAAGAGTTATGCATGAGTTTCGTTGTGCTACGTATTCAATCGAATGCCCTCCTGTTTCAAGAGAGAAG GTGGCGAATATAATACTTGCTCATGCGGGTAGAGGTGGCGGGAGAGGGATTGTGGAGGCGGCTGCTGAGATTGCCCGGGCAGCTGCCCGATCTTGGCTTGCCCCAATGCTTGATACTGCTTGTGAACGGCTTGCTTTTGTGTTGAGAAACCTCTTTGATCTTGCTATTGAGAGAAATCACCTCTCCCATGCTAATT ATACAAAAAAGATTGTGGATATGGAGGGATACATAGGATTTCACACCGCTTTAAGACACTCATACAATTCTTTCATACAAAATCTTTCAAAAGAATGCAAACAACTTGTTCGCCATCACCTCGATTCAGTCACAAGCTCATATTCTCAAATATGTTATGAAACCGATCCTATTACTCCTTACAGATATCAACATTCAACATTATTTCTTGAATTATCACAACATAAAACGAAAATATCTAGAAAAGAAAACATACCCAATAAGGACATGACACCTGGCAAACTTGTGGACCCACGAGAAGCTTACATGACTATCCCCGAAACCCCTTCGCCTGACCAACCATCTGATGataattttgtaattaaaaaagaaaatgaaatttaTAAAAGGCCTTCAAGGATTCatggtaataataataatttgaaatCGGGTTTTTCGTATTCTGAGATTTGTTTATCAGCTTCACAACATTTTGCACGAATTCGTGAAGTTTTGATTGAGCGAAGTGTGACATCAGCATTGAATTCTGGTTTTTTAACCCCATG TCGCGAAAGGCTAATGGTGGCACTTGGATTGGATTTATTCGCTGTAAATGATGAAAAGTTTATGGATATGTTTGTAGCTCCGGGAGCAATTGATGTCCTACAAAATGAACGCGAGTCTCTTCAAAAACGTCAAAAGATATTGCACACTTGTTTGTCTGAATTCAAATCTATTGCTAGATCACTCTAA
- the LOC111916911 gene encoding dynamin-related protein 5A isoform X2, which translates to MSQIRTIQTESNSPSSSLHSAMATSNGFQTTPTKTTLNDKNSSSVSRKHQRSHQKTTESSSSFKARFEAYNRLQAAAVAFGEKLPIPEIVAIGGQSDGKSSLLEALLGFRFNVREVEMGTRRPLILQMVHDPTALDPRCRFQEEDSEEYGTPIMSASAIADTIKSRTDTLLKKTKTAVSPKPIVMRAEYAHCPNLTIIDTPGFVLKAKKGEPESTPEEILSMVKSLATPPHRILVFLQQSSVEWCSSLWLDSIREIDPTFRRTVIVVSKFDNRLREFTERWEVDSYLSASGYLGENTRPFFVALPKDKSTVSNEEFRHQISQVDLDVLHHLQNSVKGGFDEEKYKSQIGFSCLKDYLESELQKRYKEAAPTTLALLQQRCSEVTTELNSMDSKIQATSDVAHLRRSSMLFASSICNHLGSLIDGAADPDPEQWGKTTEEERLESGIGSWPGVSTAIKPPNGSLRLYGGAAFERVMHEFRCATYSIECPPVSREKVANIILAHAGRGGGRGIVEAAAEIARAAARSWLAPMLDTACERLAFVLRNLFDLAIERNHLSHANSSQHFARIREVLIERSVTSALNSGFLTPCRERLMVALGLDLFAVNDEKFMDMFVAPGAIDVLQNERESLQKRQKILHTCLSEFKSIARSL; encoded by the exons ATGTCCCAAATTCGAACAATTCAAACTGAATCCAACTCTCCCTCCAGTTCTCTGCATTCTGCAATGGCGACCTCCAATGGCTTCCAAACAACGCCAACCAAAACCACACTAAACGATAAAAATTCTTCATCTGTTTCAAGGAAGCACCAGCGTTCTCACCAGAAAACCACCGAATCGTCGTCTTCCTTCAAGGCACGATTCGAAGCCTACAATCGCCTTCAAGCTGCCGCAGTTGCATTTGGAGAAAAGCTTCCAATTCCTGAGATTGTAGCCATTGGAGGTCAGTCTGATGGAAAGAGCTCGCTTCTCGAAGCACTTCTGGGATTCCGATTTAACGTTCGCGAGGTCGAAATGGGTACCCGTAGACCTCTCATACTTCAGATGGTTCATGATCCTACTGCTCTCGATCCTAGGTGTCGATTTCAG GAAGAAGATTCTGAGGAATATGGCACTCCTATAATGTCAGCATCTGCAATTGCAGACACCATCAAATCAAGAACAGATACACTCTTGAAAAAGACTAAAACTGCAGTCTCTCCTAAGCCAATTGTAATGCGAGCTGAATATGCACATTGCCCTAATCTCACCATCATCGACACTCCTGGATTTGTTCTCAAG GCCAAAAAAGGTGAACCAGAGAGCACACCAGAAGAAATCCTATCAATGGTCAAGTCATTAGCTACCCCACCACACAGAATCCTTGTATTCCTTCAACAAAGTAGTGTGGAATGGTGCTCATCTTTATGGCTTGATTCCATTCGCGAAATTGATCCAACTTTTCGAAGAACTGTAATTGTTGTCTCCAAATTTGATAATCGCCTCAGG GAATTCACTGAAAGATGGGAAGTGGATAGCTACTTAAGTGCAAGTGGCTACCTTGGAGAAAATACACGCCCCTTTTTTGTAGCTCTACCAAAAGACAAATCAACAGTTTCAAATGAAGAATTTCGCCACCAAATCTCCCAAGTGGATCTTGATGTATTACACCATCTACAAAACTCTGTAAAAGGTGGATTTGATGAAGAAAAATATAAATCCCAAATTGGGTTTTCATGTCTTAAAGATTACCTTGAATCCGAGCTTCAAAAGAGATATAAAGAAGCTGCTCCAACAACTTTGGCATTGCTTCAACAACGTTGTAGTGAAGTCACTACCGAATTAAACTCCATGGATTCCAAAATTCAAGCCACTTCAGATGTTGCTCATCTTCGTAGATCATCAATGTTGTTTGCATCTTCTATCTGCAACCATTTG GGATCACTGATAGATGGAGCAGCGGATCCTGACCCAGAGCAATGGGGAAAAACAACAGAAGAGGAAAGATTAGAAAGTGGAATTGGAAGTTGGCCTGGTGTTTCGACTGCTATAAAGCCACCTAATGGTAGCCTTCGCCTTTATGGTGGTGCTGCTTTTGAAAGAGTTATGCATGAGTTTCGTTGTGCTACGTATTCAATCGAATGCCCTCCTGTTTCAAGAGAGAAG GTGGCGAATATAATACTTGCTCATGCGGGTAGAGGTGGCGGGAGAGGGATTGTGGAGGCGGCTGCTGAGATTGCCCGGGCAGCTGCCCGATCTTGGCTTGCCCCAATGCTTGATACTGCTTGTGAACGGCTTGCTTTTGTGTTGAGAAACCTCTTTGATCTTGCTATTGAGAGAAATCACCTCTCCCATGCTAATT CTTCACAACATTTTGCACGAATTCGTGAAGTTTTGATTGAGCGAAGTGTGACATCAGCATTGAATTCTGGTTTTTTAACCCCATG TCGCGAAAGGCTAATGGTGGCACTTGGATTGGATTTATTCGCTGTAAATGATGAAAAGTTTATGGATATGTTTGTAGCTCCGGGAGCAATTGATGTCCTACAAAATGAACGCGAGTCTCTTCAAAAACGTCAAAAGATATTGCACACTTGTTTGTCTGAATTCAAATCTATTGCTAGATCACTCTAA